A single genomic interval of Rhizobium leguminosarum bv. trifolii WSM1325 harbors:
- a CDS encoding short-chain dehydrogenase/reductase SDR (PFAM: short-chain dehydrogenase/reductase SDR~KEGG: rec:RHECIAT_CH0001035 enoyl-[acyl-carrier-protein] reductase (NADH) protein): MAQASGLMAGKRGVIMGVANNRSIAWGIAKAIHAHGGEVAFTYQGDALKKRVEPLAAEIGATLVGHCDVADEATIDEVFANVEKLWGKIDFLVHAIGFSDKDELTGRYVDTSADNFAKTMQISVYSFTSVARRAEKLMTDGGAMLTLTYYGAEKVMPNYNVMGVAKAALEASVKYLAVDLGPQNIRVNAVSAGPIKTLAASGIGDFRYILKWNEYNAPLRRTVTIEEVGDVGLYLLSDLSRSVTGEVHHADSGYHVIGMKAVDAPDISVIKD; encoded by the coding sequence ATGGCTCAAGCATCCGGCCTCATGGCAGGCAAACGCGGCGTCATCATGGGTGTCGCCAACAATCGTTCGATTGCGTGGGGTATTGCCAAGGCCATTCATGCGCACGGCGGAGAAGTTGCGTTTACCTATCAGGGCGATGCGCTGAAGAAGCGTGTCGAGCCGCTCGCCGCCGAAATCGGCGCGACGCTCGTCGGCCACTGTGACGTCGCCGATGAAGCCACCATCGATGAGGTTTTCGCGAACGTCGAGAAGCTGTGGGGCAAGATCGATTTCCTCGTGCATGCGATCGGCTTTTCCGACAAGGACGAGTTGACCGGCCGCTACGTCGACACCTCGGCCGACAACTTCGCCAAGACGATGCAGATCTCCGTCTATTCCTTCACCTCGGTCGCACGCCGCGCCGAGAAGCTGATGACGGATGGAGGCGCCATGCTGACGCTGACCTATTACGGCGCCGAAAAGGTGATGCCAAACTATAATGTCATGGGTGTCGCCAAGGCCGCGCTCGAAGCCAGCGTCAAGTATCTCGCCGTCGACCTCGGACCGCAGAACATCCGCGTCAATGCCGTCTCGGCCGGACCGATCAAGACGCTTGCCGCCTCCGGCATCGGCGATTTCCGCTATATTCTGAAGTGGAACGAATATAACGCGCCGCTGCGCCGTACCGTCACCATCGAGGAAGTCGGCGATGTCGGCCTCTATCTCCTGTCGGACCTGTCGCGCTCCGTCACCGGCGAAGTGCACCATGCCGACAGCGGCTATCATGTCATCGGCATGAAGGCGGTCGACGCGCCCGACATTTCCGTCATCAAGGACTGA